TAGTTGAGCATGGTCTTCCCATGAAACTCGTTGAGGTAGAATATATGCTTGATAGAAAGAAGCTTTTTTTCTACTTTATCTCTGAAACGCGAGTGGACTTTAGAGCGCTTGTTAGGGATCTTGCTTCTATATTTAGAACTCGCATAGAGATGCGTCAAATAGGAGTCAGGGATGAGGTTAAGATACTGGGGGGATTGGGACCTTGCGGATGGGTTACTTGTTGTTCTACCTTTTTGCGGAAGTTTGAGTCTGTGTCGATCAAGATGGCTAAGGAGCAGAATTTGGTCTTGAACCCAGCCAAAATATCTGGGCTTTGTGGTAGGTTAATGTGTTGCCTTTTATATGAGTATCCGGTTTATAAGGAGCTTTGGGAAAAGCTTCTTCCTCTTGGAGCGAAGGTTATTACTTCCGATGGTTGTGGGGGGGAGATAATAGGATTAAATCTTGCTAAGGCGACTCTAATGGTTGAGCTTGAAGATGGCAGGATTACAGATTTCCCTCCAAGCGAGCTCAGGGTTAAAGAGAAGGAGGCTTCTAAGGAATGAGTTGGTGGCAGAGGTTAAAAAAAGTTTTCTCAATTAAGAGGATAGATGATGATTTTTGGTATAGCCTTGAGGAAATTCTGATAGAGGGAGATGTGGGGGTTGACTATGCTATAAGGCTTGTTGAAGAAATAAAAGGGCTTAAGCCGTCTTCTTCTGAGGAAGCTAAAGGGATATTGAGGGAAAAACTGAAGGAACTACTGAATTATGACTTTCCATCGTGGCTTTTGTCTCCCTCGGGGAATCTGGAAGTTTTGCTTCTGGTGGGTGTTAACGGAAGTGGTAAGACGACGAGCGTTGCGAAGCTTGGAAAATGGCTTTCGGATCGTGGAGCTTCTGTAATGCTTGCTGCTTGTGATACCTTCAGGGCAGCTGCTATCGAACAGCTTGAGGTGTGGGGTAAGAGGCTCAACCTTAGGGTGGTGAGATCTGAACCGGGGAGCGATTCAGGAGCTGTGCTTTACGACGCGCTCTCTTCTGCTAAAAGTAGAGGAGCTGATTACCTGCTTGTTGATACTGCGGGAAGGTTGCACACGAAGCACAATCTTATGGAAGAGCTCAAAAAGCTTGGGAGGATAGCTGAAAAGAGCTTAGGGTATTCAGCCAAAGGTTTGCTCGTGCTGGATGCCACAACGGGGCAAAATGCGTTACGGCAGGCTGAGGTTTTTTCAAGAAACGTGAGTTTAGGTGGGGTTATTTTGGCTAAGTATGATAGCATGGCGAGAGGAGGTATAGTAATAGCGCTTAAAAGTGAACTTAACCTTCCCGTATTTTTCGTGGGGACCGGAGAAAGGGAAAGTGATTTGGAGATATTTTCGCCGGATGCTTTCTTGGATAGGCTTCTATCATGAGAATAGCTTTCTTCACGGAAAACTACTTCCCTATGGTTTCTGGGGTTTCAACCTCGATAAAATTGTTTAAAGAGGAGCTTGAAGCAGGGGGGCATGAAGTTTTGGTTTTCGCTCCCTCTTACGGGAAGAGTAGCGATTTTAAAGATGAAGCGGGGGTTATCAGACTTCCAGCTTTACCTATTAGAATACATCAAACTCCTATAGTTTTTCCTGGTTCCTCGTGGAAGCAGTTTATGGTTCCTCACCTTAAGCTTGATATAATACATGTTCATCACCCATTTTTTTTGGGTAGAACTGCGCTGTTTTGGGCGCGGCTTTTAAAGATACCCATAGTCTATACCTTTCATACCCTATATGAGGCTTATGTTCATTATGCTCCTTTTAAAAGAGATATTGCGGTCGCTTTTATTAAAAGATATGTGAGAAAATTTGCCAATCAGGTTGATCTCGTTATATCACCCTCGTTTTCGATAAAAGGATATCTCGAGAGAAGGGGGATAAAAAGCCCTATCGCGGTTATTCCCACCGGTATAAAATGGGAGGAGTTTCAAAGGAAACCTTCTCCTTCTGATAGGAAGGAAAAGATCTTAATGTTTGTGGGAAGGCTTGGTGAGGAAAAGAACGTTCCTTTTCTTCTAAATATTTTGTTTAAGATAAGGAATAAAGATTGGAAGGCGATCTTTGTTGGTGATGGTCCCGATCGCGAGAAATTCGTGAGGATGGTTAAAGATGCTAATATGGGGAATCGAATTCTCTTCCTTGGCATGCTTACTCCTCGCAAGCTCAGGGAGTTGTATGCGAGGGCGTATCTATTTTTATTTTCATCCTTTACTGAGACGCAGGGACTTGTCATACTTGAGGCTATGGCTTCTGGTGTTCCCGTGCTTGCTATGAAAGCCCCTGGAGTTTCCGATTTCGTTCATTCTGGATATACGGGATTCTTGGCAAATAGCGAGAAGGATTTTTATGAAAAGCTCGTCCTTCTCTTAGAGAACGAGGATCTTCATGCGGAAATGTCCTTTACTGCAAGAAAGTGGGCAAAGCTGTGGGATATATCTCTCATGGCGTCTAAGCTCCTTTATACTTATGAAAAGCTGAGGGAGGCTTTCTCACCTCCCTCTCGCTTAAAAGCCTTGAGCACTTTTGTTTTTCTTTAGCTTCCAAAAATCTGAGGAAGAGAATCTCTAATGCCATTTATAATGAACTGCATCCCTCTGACCGTTATAAATATTCCCATAACTCTTCCCATAACGCGTAATCCAACTTTCCCCATGGCTTTGGCTATAGGATTGGCTGATATCATTATTAAATAGGTTATTATGGTATTTGCAAATATCGCTGCTGCAAGTATAGCGAGCCCCTTAGGATTGTAATTTTTGCTTGAGAGAACCATAACCATGGTAAAAGCTCCCGGTCCTGAAAGGAGTGGTATCCCTAAGGGCATTATTCCGGTTTCGAGCACTCTTCTTTCCATGACTTCTTCCCTTTCCTCTGGCGAGAGCTTTGCTCTGGGCGTTTGACCTCGCAGAAGCGGTAGGGCTATTAAAACCAGAAGGATCAGTCCACCAGCGAGCTCAAAAGAAGCTATGCTTATGGAAAAGAGCTTAAGTAGAGCTCTTCCTAAGAATTCTGCTATCATAAGCGTTATGCATGATGTTATGGACGCGATTAAGCATGTTTTCCTTCTGTAGTAAGGAGGCATATCATCTGTCAAGCCCAGAAGCACCGTTATATTTCCCAGCGGGTTAGTGATTGTGAAGACGGATATTAGAAATACTATAAACTCCGTCATCGTTTCTCACCTCTCGAAAATCAAGTTTTGGATCTTGGTACAGGAGGGAATTATACCATAGAAAGGTTCACTTGGACAAAAAATTCTGTTAAAATGAGAGTGAGGTGAGGGGTAGTGAATCTGGAGGAGCTATTGAAAATATTGGCTTGTCCTAAATGTAAGGGAGATTTGGAACTAAGTGATGGAAAAAAGTTTTATATCTGCAGGAGGTGCTCCTTAGCCTATCCGATAGAGGATGGAATTCCCATAATGTTGATAGATAAGGCTCTTCCTCTTGAGAGTTTGGGGGGTGAATGAATGAAAGTAGGCATAATGAGTGACACCCATGGAGGATTATCCTCGTGGAAAGCGAGTCTGGAAGTTTTCAACAAGGTCGATATGATAATTCATGCAGGTGATCTTTTTTATCACGGACCGAGGAATCTTTTTCCTAAGGAGTATGATCCTGCCTCTCTGGCTCGATTGATGAACGAGCTTGAGATTCCACTTTTAATAAGCAGAGGAAACTGTGACGCAGATGTGGATCAGCTTGTTATAGACTTTCCTATCCTGGCTTCCTATCTCGTGCTTGATGTTGGTTCAATTAGATTGTTTGTACATCATGGGCATCTATTTTCCGAAACTGAGGTGATAAAGTACGCAAAGAAACTTCACGTAGATCTTGTTATAAGCGGACACACACACGTTCCTTCTATAGAGAAGAAGGAAGATATATGGTTTTTTAATCCCGGCTCTCCCAGCTTACCTAAGGGGACGGAGGGACCTACGGTGGGCATTCTTGAGGGAGACAGACTGCGTCTTCTTTCCCTACCCGAGGGAAAGGTGCTTAAGGAGGTGAAGCTATGTGGTTAAGATCGGGAAAACCATTATAAGAATAGAAAAAGGAGACATTACGGAGCAGGATGTAGATGCTCTCGTAAATGCAGCAAATAATCATCTTTGGATGGGAGCTGGGGTTGCAGGGGCTATAAAGAGAAGAGGAGGAGAAGAGATAGAGCGTGAGGCAGTTTCAAAGGGCCCTATACCGGTTGGAGAAGCTATAGTTACTAAAGCGGGAAAGCTTAAAGCTAAATATGTAATCCATGCTGCCGTTATGGGACAAGATTTAAGAACGAGCGAGAGGATGATAAGGGAGGCAACTTATAACTCTCTTTTAAGGGCTGATGAGCTTTCCTTGAAGAGCGTGGCTTTCCCTGCGTTTGGCACTGGTGTGGGGGGATTTCCATTCGACAGATGTGCAAAGGCAATGCTTGATGAGACGCGCCTTTACCTCACTGAGATGGAGGATACGAATTTAGAAGAGGTAATTTTCGTACTTTATACGGAGGAGGCTTTTAAAGCTTTTGAAAGAGAGCTGAAGAATTTAAAGGAAAAACTTGAGAAATAGGCGGTATTAGCCGAGGAAGAGAAGGTTTTGCTTGGGGAA
The genomic region above belongs to Synergistota bacterium and contains:
- a CDS encoding Trm112 family protein, with product MNLEELLKILACPKCKGDLELSDGKKFYICRRCSLAYPIEDGIPIMLIDKALPLESLGGE
- a CDS encoding MarC family protein codes for the protein MTEFIVFLISVFTITNPLGNITVLLGLTDDMPPYYRRKTCLIASITSCITLMIAEFLGRALLKLFSISIASFELAGGLILLVLIALPLLRGQTPRAKLSPEEREEVMERRVLETGIMPLGIPLLSGPGAFTMVMVLSSKNYNPKGLAILAAAIFANTIITYLIMISANPIAKAMGKVGLRVMGRVMGIFITVRGMQFIINGIRDSLPQIFGS
- a CDS encoding glycosyltransferase, with product MRIAFFTENYFPMVSGVSTSIKLFKEELEAGGHEVLVFAPSYGKSSDFKDEAGVIRLPALPIRIHQTPIVFPGSSWKQFMVPHLKLDIIHVHHPFFLGRTALFWARLLKIPIVYTFHTLYEAYVHYAPFKRDIAVAFIKRYVRKFANQVDLVISPSFSIKGYLERRGIKSPIAVIPTGIKWEEFQRKPSPSDRKEKILMFVGRLGEEKNVPFLLNILFKIRNKDWKAIFVGDGPDREKFVRMVKDANMGNRILFLGMLTPRKLRELYARAYLFLFSSFTETQGLVILEAMASGVPVLAMKAPGVSDFVHSGYTGFLANSEKDFYEKLVLLLENEDLHAEMSFTARKWAKLWDISLMASKLLYTYEKLREAFSPPSRLKALSTFVFL
- a CDS encoding macro domain-containing protein, with protein sequence MGKTIIRIEKGDITEQDVDALVNAANNHLWMGAGVAGAIKRRGGEEIEREAVSKGPIPVGEAIVTKAGKLKAKYVIHAAVMGQDLRTSERMIREATYNSLLRADELSLKSVAFPAFGTGVGGFPFDRCAKAMLDETRLYLTEMEDTNLEEVIFVLYTEEAFKAFERELKNLKEKLEK
- the yfcE gene encoding phosphodiesterase gives rise to the protein MKVGIMSDTHGGLSSWKASLEVFNKVDMIIHAGDLFYHGPRNLFPKEYDPASLARLMNELEIPLLISRGNCDADVDQLVIDFPILASYLVLDVGSIRLFVHHGHLFSETEVIKYAKKLHVDLVISGHTHVPSIEKKEDIWFFNPGSPSLPKGTEGPTVGILEGDRLRLLSLPEGKVLKEVKLCG
- the ftsY gene encoding signal recognition particle-docking protein FtsY, which translates into the protein MSWWQRLKKVFSIKRIDDDFWYSLEEILIEGDVGVDYAIRLVEEIKGLKPSSSEEAKGILREKLKELLNYDFPSWLLSPSGNLEVLLLVGVNGSGKTTSVAKLGKWLSDRGASVMLAACDTFRAAAIEQLEVWGKRLNLRVVRSEPGSDSGAVLYDALSSAKSRGADYLLVDTAGRLHTKHNLMEELKKLGRIAEKSLGYSAKGLLVLDATTGQNALRQAEVFSRNVSLGGVILAKYDSMARGGIVIALKSELNLPVFFVGTGERESDLEIFSPDAFLDRLLS
- a CDS encoding stage 0 sporulation family protein; the protein is MVRLVWVKYSKCRNIELFKAGDLILHVGDRCVLETSRGLELGRVLASPFDGEEEEYPVVLRRATQEDLDAHAKNLEDEKEAFDIAKVKIVEHGLPMKLVEVEYMLDRKKLFFYFISETRVDFRALVRDLASIFRTRIEMRQIGVRDEVKILGGLGPCGWVTCCSTFLRKFESVSIKMAKEQNLVLNPAKISGLCGRLMCCLLYEYPVYKELWEKLLPLGAKVITSDGCGGEIIGLNLAKATLMVELEDGRITDFPPSELRVKEKEASKE